From a region of the Synechococcus sp. PCC 7502 genome:
- a CDS encoding cyclic nucleotide-binding domain-containing protein yields the protein MAFSNLFTTPIFYIGNTAFSLLSILILILLSFGVFISSHVISQILKRSLLRQLDRGVKETVTSITNYTLSVIGMIIVLQSAGINLNSLAVVAGVLGLGIGFGLQNLAGNFISGLAILFEQPIKVGDYVELDKLLGTVEKISIRSTVIRTNDDVFVIVPNSKLIDSNIINWSYQRPRCRLHLPISIAYGTDPIIVTEILVACARIEPNVLSYPPPKVWLKKFGDNGLEFEVLVWIDQPHEAEPIKSSLNFLIEGELRHHGIEIPFPHREIRVRGWDGQALGATNFSSKSSDTELKIKTDGNLTSEPKKVITKLPNKRALRDLLRRITYFEQCSDLELRSLIEQGYRQFVKTGEIICREGDPGDSLYIVLAGSVEVVSLRTDQYIYSFQEGDFFGEIAVLTGTPRTATVRALQDTTLFVVDHAHLQKLLKSHPNLAEQIAEKLSERQQVLIDMGLINPEDLKQNGETPFIWMRRHLQTLFGL from the coding sequence GTGGCTTTTAGTAATCTGTTCACCACGCCGATATTTTATATTGGGAACACGGCATTTTCTCTTTTATCCATTTTAATCCTGATTTTATTGAGCTTTGGGGTGTTTATCAGCTCCCATGTAATCAGTCAGATATTAAAGCGATCGCTCCTACGCCAGTTAGATCGGGGGGTCAAAGAAACAGTAACCTCAATTACTAATTACACCCTTTCAGTAATTGGCATGATTATTGTCCTACAGTCAGCGGGAATTAATCTCAACTCCTTAGCTGTAGTAGCAGGTGTACTAGGACTGGGAATTGGCTTTGGATTACAAAACTTAGCAGGTAATTTTATCAGTGGCTTAGCAATTCTATTTGAGCAGCCGATTAAAGTTGGGGACTATGTTGAACTGGATAAATTACTCGGCACTGTGGAAAAAATTTCGATTCGCTCTACGGTAATTCGGACAAATGACGATGTGTTTGTCATAGTTCCTAATAGCAAACTGATAGATAGCAATATCATCAACTGGAGCTACCAAAGACCAAGGTGCCGACTGCATTTACCAATTTCCATCGCCTACGGTACAGACCCAATTATAGTGACAGAGATATTAGTTGCTTGCGCTCGCATTGAACCCAATGTTCTGTCCTATCCACCTCCCAAGGTATGGTTGAAGAAATTTGGAGACAATGGGCTTGAATTTGAAGTATTAGTTTGGATCGATCAACCCCACGAGGCTGAACCAATTAAAAGCTCCTTAAATTTCCTGATCGAAGGAGAATTACGCCATCATGGTATTGAAATTCCTTTTCCCCACCGTGAAATTAGAGTGAGGGGTTGGGATGGTCAAGCTTTAGGGGCTACTAATTTTAGTTCTAAGTCCAGCGATACCGAACTTAAAATCAAAACCGATGGTAATTTAACCTCGGAACCCAAAAAAGTAATTACCAAGTTACCCAATAAGCGTGCCTTACGAGACCTGTTACGGCGAATTACCTATTTTGAGCAATGTAGTGATTTGGAGTTGCGATCGCTAATTGAACAGGGTTATCGTCAATTTGTTAAGACTGGAGAAATTATTTGTCGAGAGGGAGATCCGGGGGATTCTTTATATATCGTGCTTGCAGGTTCCGTTGAAGTGGTTTCACTACGCACAGATCAGTATATTTATAGCTTTCAAGAGGGAGATTTTTTTGGTGAAATCGCCGTTCTCACAGGTACTCCACGCACTGCCACTGTTAGAGCTTTGCAGGATACTACTTTATTCGTGGTTGATCATGCCCACCTCCAAAAACTCTTAAAAAGTCATCCCAATTTAGCTGAACAGATTGCTGAAAAATTATCGGAACGCCAACAGGTTTTAATTGATATGGGACTGATTAACCCTGAAGATTTAAAGCAAAATGGTGAAACTCCATTTATTTGGATGAGAAGACATCTGCAAACCCTATTTGGTCTATAA
- the moaC gene encoding cyclic pyranopterin monophosphate synthase MoaC: protein MTLSHIDKTGAAQMVDISEKAPTLRTAIAICEISMQTSTLDAIQDGNVPKGDVLGTARLAGIMAAKQTANLIPLCHPIPISAVDVKITMDENIPGYQIRATVKTKAETGVEMEALTACSIAALTLYDMAKALEKTMIISNVRLVGKMGGKSGDFCAVGFGELDNLLG from the coding sequence ATGACTCTCAGCCACATAGACAAAACTGGTGCTGCTCAAATGGTGGATATATCAGAAAAAGCTCCTACCCTTAGAACAGCGATCGCTATCTGTGAAATCTCAATGCAAACTAGCACCCTTGATGCAATCCAAGATGGTAATGTCCCTAAAGGTGATGTGTTAGGAACTGCACGTCTTGCAGGGATTATGGCAGCCAAGCAAACTGCTAACCTGATTCCTCTCTGTCATCCCATTCCAATTAGTGCTGTGGATGTAAAGATCACTATGGATGAAAATATCCCCGGCTATCAAATTCGTGCTACGGTCAAAACCAAGGCTGAAACTGGGGTGGAAATGGAAGCTTTAACAGCCTGCTCGATCGCTGCACTAACCCTCTATGACATGGCAAAGGCGTTGGAAAAAACTATGATAATTTCTAATGTGCGATTAGTCGGTAAAATGGGTGGTAAATCGGGAGATTTTTGTGCTGTGGGATTTGGAGAACTGGACAATCTTTTAGGATAA
- a CDS encoding efflux RND transporter periplasmic adaptor subunit gives MKTQIQQRYLIALIGLFLASCSANPPQAGVRAVPVPIANVESGTITDSSDYVANMESRQSVTLQPRVSGYVQQIFVKAGDAVKAGSPILLIDSSQQQALVQQVNAAAATTEAELQSAKATLNQLLAQQESIISSVEFNKAEFKRYTQLTLEGATSKQKLDEVSNELRAANSQLGQIKAQIKSQQANINSAEKRIDEAKANVGQQSVQLNYYTIEAPFTGTVGDIPVKIGDFVNNSTPLTTITQNQVLEVQVAVPVENAPRLRQGMIMEILNAQNQPVASGRVFFIAPSINQQTQSVLVKANFNNEGNKLRANQFVRARLIWDTRTGVLVPTSAISRLGGQDFIFVAESKGEKGQLVAVQKPIKLGKITSNKQEVLSGLEAKDKIVISGILQLRDGVPIAPAETK, from the coding sequence ATGAAAACTCAAATTCAGCAACGATACTTGATCGCATTAATTGGACTTTTTCTGGCATCTTGTTCTGCCAATCCCCCCCAAGCAGGAGTAAGAGCAGTTCCAGTTCCAATTGCTAACGTAGAATCTGGCACAATTACAGATAGTTCTGACTATGTGGCTAACATGGAATCCCGTCAGTCAGTTACTCTGCAACCAAGAGTTAGTGGCTATGTGCAGCAGATTTTTGTCAAAGCTGGGGATGCGGTTAAAGCTGGCAGTCCGATTTTACTGATTGACTCTAGCCAACAACAGGCACTAGTGCAGCAAGTTAATGCCGCCGCCGCTACCACCGAGGCTGAATTGCAAAGTGCTAAAGCTACTCTAAATCAATTACTTGCCCAGCAGGAATCCATCATATCAAGTGTGGAATTTAATAAAGCTGAATTTAAGCGATATACCCAGCTAACATTGGAAGGGGCAACCTCAAAGCAAAAACTCGATGAGGTCTCTAACGAGCTTAGGGCTGCCAATTCTCAACTGGGACAAATTAAAGCTCAAATCAAATCCCAACAGGCAAATATTAATAGTGCGGAAAAGCGCATTGATGAGGCGAAAGCAAATGTGGGTCAGCAAAGTGTACAGCTAAATTACTACACAATCGAAGCTCCATTCACAGGTACAGTTGGAGATATTCCAGTCAAAATCGGTGACTTTGTAAATAACAGCACCCCCTTAACTACCATTACCCAGAATCAAGTTTTAGAGGTGCAGGTAGCTGTCCCCGTGGAGAATGCCCCCCGCCTCAGGCAAGGGATGATCATGGAAATTCTTAATGCCCAAAATCAACCTGTAGCCAGTGGTAGAGTATTTTTTATTGCCCCCAGCATTAACCAACAAACCCAATCAGTTTTAGTGAAGGCTAATTTTAATAACGAAGGTAATAAATTACGAGCTAATCAGTTTGTGAGAGCTAGATTAATTTGGGATACCCGAACAGGTGTTTTAGTACCAACTTCAGCTATTTCCCGTCTTGGTGGACAGGATTTTATTTTTGTGGCTGAGAGTAAAGGTGAAAAAGGACAATTGGTGGCTGTACAAAAGCCAATTAAACTAGGGAAAATTACTAGTAATAAACAAGAAGTGCTGTCAGGGCTTGAAGCAAAGGACAAAATCGTGATTTCAGGAATTTTGCAATTGCGTGATGGCGTGCCGATCGCCCCTGCTGAAACTAAGTGA
- a CDS encoding chloride channel protein has translation MLSPDLKRLHKWLTPGRLVLLEACFIGLLSALAAVALKKSIGVFGGLRVQISHDLSAILVLPLIGLCGGYLSGFIVEKFAPEASGSGIPQVKAALDYVPVVLNLRVATVKLISTILALGSGLALGREGPSVQIGASLAAHLSRWVPTSPDYRRQLIAAGAAAGLATAFNAPIAGVIFVIEELLQDVSSLTISTAILASFVGGVVSHILGGSILPEGTSKLQFSALDIPFLILLGALVGCFAVLFNRGVIAGIIWNRRIFKLGLRWRIAIAGCTCGLIVGLLPETFRDSTALQEFLASGGSNWQATAVAFLARFVLTLIACSAETPGGFFAPALILGAALGSIVGNWENEITHSGSSAMYALAGMGGFFGAVAKVPITAFVIVFEITMDFNIVLPLMIVTAVAYLVAEKFIDGSLYTQILEINGIFLNAQAPADGLWLDLKAADIMHQKVETLTVDMTLDEAKLIFGRSHHRGFPVLEAGSVVGIITQTDLVKINERKLQGNQSLREIMTPNPVTISPEDSLSQVLYLLSYYKLSRLPVLDANRLVGIITRSDILRVEVDKLKGADHQYLDRSYVVYQTRGTSTGRGRLLVPLQEQWEQNIYVMEVAKAIAKSLDYEIECLSTITISPHLPTAKTSVPITSRLHLLRQAVSLAEDNHIPIHTQIRLSHDPIVTIQEVIEERYTDLLLLDWDQGYMSVPCDLVIAREAQEIFPNLSHRWLIVVADCSSPDRAFNLLPHLIASDAQVHLCHIFHKPNFEEGLINPQNLARKLKNPIESTAVCAKSIADAVVDIAKQENSDVIVLITKPHEIKQIADAVDCRLIFIGCG, from the coding sequence ATGCTAAGTCCTGACCTGAAACGACTGCACAAATGGCTTACACCTGGGCGATTAGTATTACTGGAAGCTTGTTTTATTGGGTTATTATCTGCACTCGCTGCTGTTGCGCTGAAAAAGTCAATAGGTGTATTTGGGGGATTGCGCGTCCAAATTTCCCACGACTTATCAGCAATTTTGGTACTGCCTCTGATTGGATTATGTGGTGGCTATTTATCGGGTTTTATAGTTGAAAAGTTTGCTCCTGAGGCTTCAGGTAGCGGCATTCCTCAAGTTAAAGCTGCTTTAGATTATGTCCCCGTAGTTCTAAACCTAAGAGTAGCAACAGTAAAATTAATTAGTACGATTTTAGCCTTGGGCTCAGGTTTAGCATTGGGAAGGGAGGGTCCATCTGTCCAAATCGGCGCATCTCTTGCCGCTCACCTCAGTCGCTGGGTACCCACTTCCCCAGATTATCGCAGACAGTTGATTGCCGCCGGAGCCGCCGCAGGTTTAGCCACAGCTTTTAATGCTCCCATTGCGGGAGTTATATTTGTGATTGAAGAGCTACTCCAAGATGTTTCCAGTCTGACTATAAGTACGGCGATTTTGGCATCATTTGTGGGTGGTGTAGTCTCTCACATTTTAGGGGGGAGCATTCTACCCGAAGGTACTTCTAAATTACAATTTTCCGCCCTTGATATTCCCTTCTTGATTCTGCTAGGAGCATTAGTTGGCTGCTTTGCCGTTCTATTTAATCGGGGAGTGATTGCTGGCATAATCTGGAATCGGCGCATATTTAAACTAGGATTACGTTGGCGGATTGCGATCGCTGGCTGCACCTGTGGTTTAATCGTAGGTTTATTACCTGAAACTTTTCGAGATTCTACAGCTTTACAAGAGTTTTTAGCCTCAGGAGGAAGCAACTGGCAGGCAACGGCAGTGGCATTTTTAGCAAGGTTTGTATTAACTTTAATTGCTTGCAGTGCCGAAACACCGGGAGGATTTTTTGCTCCAGCTTTAATTTTAGGGGCAGCCCTGGGTTCTATAGTGGGCAATTGGGAAAACGAGATCACTCATTCGGGTAGTTCTGCTATGTATGCCTTAGCTGGCATGGGGGGATTTTTTGGAGCAGTGGCAAAGGTACCAATTACCGCATTTGTGATTGTGTTTGAAATCACTATGGATTTTAATATTGTCCTACCATTGATGATTGTCACAGCAGTGGCTTATTTAGTGGCAGAAAAGTTTATAGATGGCTCCCTCTATACTCAAATCCTCGAAATTAACGGAATTTTCTTAAATGCCCAAGCGCCTGCGGATGGACTGTGGTTAGACCTAAAAGCCGCAGATATTATGCACCAAAAAGTAGAAACCCTAACTGTGGACATGACCCTAGATGAAGCTAAATTAATTTTCGGGCGATCGCATCATCGGGGGTTCCCAGTTTTAGAAGCAGGCAGTGTCGTGGGGATTATTACCCAAACAGATTTAGTCAAAATTAATGAGCGCAAACTCCAAGGCAATCAATCCCTGCGGGAAATTATGACCCCTAATCCTGTCACTATTTCCCCCGAAGATAGTTTATCTCAGGTTTTATATTTACTTTCCTATTACAAACTGTCTCGTTTACCCGTCCTAGATGCCAATAGATTAGTGGGAATTATCACTCGCAGCGATATTTTACGCGTGGAAGTTGATAAGCTCAAGGGCGCAGACCATCAATATCTAGATCGTTCCTATGTGGTATATCAAACCCGTGGTACCAGTACGGGCAGAGGTCGGCTTTTAGTTCCCCTGCAAGAGCAATGGGAGCAAAATATATATGTAATGGAGGTGGCAAAGGCGATCGCTAAATCTTTAGATTATGAAATCGAGTGCTTAAGTACAATTACTATTTCCCCCCATTTACCTACTGCTAAAACCTCCGTTCCCATTACCAGTAGATTACATCTTTTACGCCAGGCAGTAAGCTTAGCGGAAGATAATCATATTCCGATTCATACGCAAATTCGGCTTTCCCATGATCCAATTGTCACGATTCAAGAAGTGATCGAGGAGCGATATACAGATTTACTTCTGCTTGATTGGGATCAAGGCTATATGTCGGTTCCCTGTGATTTAGTTATAGCCAGAGAAGCTCAAGAAATATTTCCTAATCTTAGCCATAGGTGGTTGATTGTAGTGGCAGATTGTAGTTCTCCTGATCGCGCCTTTAATCTACTTCCCCATTTAATTGCATCCGATGCCCAAGTACATCTTTGTCATATTTTTCATAAACCTAATTTCGAGGAAGGTTTAATTAATCCGCAAAATTTAGCACGCAAACTGAAAAATCCTATTGAATCTACTGCCGTTTGTGCCAAGTCCATTGCCGACGCTGTAGTAGATATAGCTAAACAGGAAAACAGTGACGTGATTGTCCTAATTACTAAGCCCCATGAGATTAAGCAAATTGCTGATGCCGTTGACTGTAGGCTGATTTTTATCGGCTGTGGTTAG
- a CDS encoding DUF305 domain-containing protein encodes MKLTPYLFLTITVTAIIGTSVWQSSAQMNKMMNHNMDEMSMELGAADANLDLRFIDAMIPHHQGAVQMAKEALKKSKRPEIQKLATAIIKAQQEEIAQLQKWRKLWYPNMSSTPMAWHGEMGHMMTMSASQQKAMMMSMDLGAGDAKFDLRFIDAMIPHHEGALTMAQEALSKSKRPEIQKLAKAIITSQKAEIIEMQKWRKAWY; translated from the coding sequence ATGAAATTAACCCCTTACCTATTTCTAACGATCACGGTTACAGCAATCATCGGTACTAGCGTATGGCAGTCCTCAGCCCAAATGAATAAAATGATGAATCATAATATGGATGAGATGTCCATGGAATTGGGGGCGGCTGATGCTAACCTTGATTTGCGGTTTATTGATGCCATGATTCCCCACCACCAAGGTGCAGTCCAAATGGCAAAGGAAGCTTTAAAGAAATCTAAACGTCCAGAAATTCAGAAACTAGCGACAGCAATTATTAAGGCTCAACAGGAAGAAATAGCGCAACTACAAAAATGGCGGAAGCTCTGGTATCCCAACATGAGTAGTACACCAATGGCATGGCATGGCGAAATGGGACATATGATGACCATGTCTGCATCTCAACAAAAAGCAATGATGATGAGTATGGACTTAGGTGCAGGTGATGCTAAGTTTGATTTGCGGTTTATTGATGCCATGATTCCCCACCACGAGGGTGCTCTGACTATGGCACAGGAAGCTCTAAGTAAATCTAAGCGTCCAGAAATTCAAAAACTAGCAAAAGCAATTATCACTTCCCAAAAAGCGGAAATTATAGAAATGCAGAAGTGGCGAAAAGCTTGGTATTAA
- the ispE gene encoding 4-(cytidine 5'-diphospho)-2-C-methyl-D-erythritol kinase, protein MSSLSLKAPAKVNLYLEITGNRPDGYHDLVMVLQSINLSDRIDIRITGTDQIHVHCDHPEVPTDHTNLVHKAAKLLQNLYPDFGGVEIFITKNIPVGAGLAGGSSDAAAVLVGIDRLWNLGLTQGELQELAAQLGSDVPFCIGGGTVLAVGRGEVLSPLPPLENLALVICKPRNLGISTAWAYNTFRAQGLLATKTPHSHSSQILAAIASRDESSHHQIARLLYNDLERVVLPTYPQIAELKKQLQAQESLGVLMSGSGSTVFAIARNLESAQRIADSINQDQQDKPDQIDVWVTSSAINGIQDWN, encoded by the coding sequence TTGTCTAGTCTTTCGCTCAAGGCTCCTGCCAAAGTCAATTTATATTTAGAGATTACAGGTAATCGTCCCGATGGTTATCATGATCTAGTCATGGTGCTGCAAAGTATTAACCTGAGCGATCGCATTGATATTCGGATCACTGGCACCGATCAGATCCATGTTCACTGTGATCACCCTGAAGTACCCACGGATCATACAAATCTGGTTCATAAAGCGGCAAAATTACTGCAAAATCTCTATCCCGACTTTGGTGGTGTCGAAATCTTTATTACTAAAAATATTCCCGTAGGTGCTGGGTTAGCAGGGGGGTCTAGTGATGCGGCGGCGGTACTAGTAGGTATAGATCGACTGTGGAATTTGGGGTTAACTCAAGGTGAATTGCAAGAACTAGCGGCTCAATTAGGTTCAGATGTGCCTTTTTGCATTGGAGGTGGTACGGTTTTAGCTGTGGGTAGAGGTGAGGTATTATCACCATTACCGCCATTGGAAAATTTGGCTTTAGTAATTTGTAAACCCCGAAATTTAGGAATCTCTACGGCATGGGCATACAACACCTTTAGAGCCCAGGGACTTTTAGCCACAAAAACTCCTCATAGCCATTCTAGCCAGATATTAGCAGCTATAGCCTCTAGGGATGAATCTAGTCACCATCAAATTGCCCGACTTTTGTATAACGATTTAGAACGGGTAGTTTTACCTACCTATCCCCAAATTGCTGAACTTAAAAAACAACTTCAAGCCCAAGAATCTCTGGGGGTTTTAATGTCTGGTTCGGGATCAACGGTATTTGCGATCGCCCGCAACTTAGAATCAGCCCAGCGCATTGCCGATAGTATTAATCAAGATCAGCAAGATAAACCCGATCAAATAGATGTATGGGTAACAAGCAGTGCCATCAACGGCATTCAAGACTGGAATTAG
- a CDS encoding cytosine deaminase codes for MVISSHYWLINAHIPQCLLRPIPSTQQHITKEGLVCCDLEIRAGKIIAIYPSELTPVIDNSVLSWDLKKGIVLPCFVDMHTHLDKGHIWERTPNPDGTFESALRAVAGDRSNSYDDLYRRMEFGLKSSYAQGTKAIRTHLDCPWDYFDLTLQVFKDLQTKWSDRLILQPVSLITLGEYAGKRGEVIADRIAELGGVVGGVPFTDPNLEHQLDRLFSLAKDRNLDLDLHTDENDDPTSQTLKATAEAALRHQFKGSIVCDHCCSLAVQRDEDVNITLELLKAAKIGIVSLPMCNLYLQDRHALKTPRWRGITLIHELKQAEIPIAIASDNVRDPFFGFGNHDGLEVFSMAVKIAHLDTPYGDWIKAITTTPAALMGLESNYISVGASADLVIFKARYFSELLSRPQSDRHVLRKGIAIDTALPDYADLD; via the coding sequence ATGGTTATAAGTTCACATTACTGGCTGATTAATGCCCATATTCCCCAATGTCTTCTCCGTCCTATTCCATCCACACAACAACATATTACTAAAGAAGGTCTAGTCTGTTGTGATCTAGAAATTAGGGCGGGTAAGATTATCGCCATTTATCCATCGGAACTTACTCCCGTTATCGATAATTCAGTTTTGAGTTGGGATTTAAAAAAAGGGATAGTTTTACCCTGCTTTGTGGATATGCACACCCATTTGGATAAAGGACATATTTGGGAGAGAACTCCTAATCCTGATGGAACTTTTGAGAGTGCTTTAAGGGCAGTGGCAGGCGATCGCTCGAATAGTTATGATGATCTCTATCGGCGCATGGAGTTTGGCTTAAAGTCTAGCTATGCCCAAGGCACAAAGGCAATTCGCACCCATCTGGACTGCCCGTGGGATTACTTTGACTTAACCTTGCAAGTATTTAAAGACCTGCAAACTAAGTGGAGCGATCGCCTAATTCTACAGCCCGTCTCTTTAATTACTTTAGGTGAATATGCAGGCAAACGAGGAGAGGTGATTGCTGATCGGATTGCTGAACTGGGAGGAGTCGTAGGTGGAGTACCATTTACTGATCCGAATTTAGAGCATCAGTTAGATCGATTATTTAGCTTAGCAAAGGACAGAAACCTAGATTTAGATTTACATACCGATGAAAATGATGATCCAACTTCCCAAACCCTAAAAGCTACAGCAGAAGCAGCATTACGCCATCAATTTAAGGGCAGTATAGTTTGCGATCACTGTTGTAGTTTAGCGGTACAAAGGGATGAAGATGTCAACATAACTCTGGAACTGCTTAAGGCAGCAAAAATCGGCATTGTGTCTCTGCCTATGTGTAATCTCTATTTGCAAGATCGTCATGCCCTAAAAACTCCACGGTGGCGGGGGATAACCTTAATCCATGAATTAAAACAAGCTGAAATTCCCATTGCGATCGCTTCTGATAATGTGCGTGATCCTTTCTTTGGGTTTGGTAATCATGACGGCTTAGAAGTATTTTCTATGGCAGTGAAGATTGCCCACCTAGATACTCCCTACGGTGATTGGATTAAGGCAATTACAACCACCCCTGCGGCACTAATGGGTTTAGAATCTAACTATATTTCCGTAGGGGCATCAGCGGATTTAGTTATCTTTAAAGCCCGCTACTTTAGTGAATTACTATCTCGACCTCAAAGTGATCGCCATGTTCTGAGAAAGGGAATTGCCATTGATACAGCTTTGCCCGACTATGCAGACCTAGATTAA
- a CDS encoding DUF1257 domain-containing protein, whose product MSHFTTIKVEIKNGEILQKTLQELGFKVKCQAPVRGYMGSKVEADYVIEQEHGYDLGFRRQGETYELIADFWGAMIDPQDFVRLVTQKYAYNSLLATVKNQGFTLEQQETLADGTVRVVVGRWL is encoded by the coding sequence ATGTCCCACTTTACAACCATTAAAGTTGAAATTAAAAACGGTGAGATTCTGCAAAAAACTCTGCAAGAATTGGGCTTTAAGGTTAAATGCCAAGCCCCAGTCCGAGGCTATATGGGCAGTAAAGTTGAGGCTGACTATGTGATTGAGCAGGAGCATGGTTATGACTTGGGCTTTCGTCGCCAAGGAGAAACCTACGAGTTAATAGCTGATTTTTGGGGAGCAATGATTGATCCTCAGGATTTTGTGCGGCTAGTTACTCAGAAATATGCCTATAATTCCCTATTGGCAACGGTAAAAAATCAGGGCTTTACCCTAGAGCAGCAAGAAACCTTAGCAGATGGCACAGTGCGAGTGGTAGTCGGCAGATGGTTATAA
- the msrP gene encoding protein-methionine-sulfoxide reductase catalytic subunit MsrP, which translates to MTLIKILPDWFLPENHATPESVFLNRRRFLKGLGLGAIGTGISTTVLGCNSTNQEAVKENLKSANLQALNFTKNPNFVLDRPLTDEAVAATYNNFYEFSSGKDVWRYVGNFEAHPWTVEINGLVNKPQTLAIEDLITKMPMEERLYRHRCVETWAMAVPWVGFSLKSLIQRVEPKSTAKFVKFTTFFRPKQVSRQDLQNYPYPYTEGLTMAEAMNDLAFLAVGIYGHELPKQHGAPIRLVVPWKYGFKSIKSIDKIEFIDRQPATFWNTLVANEYDFEANVNPHQPHPRWSQATERMLGTGERRKTTIYNGYANYVGGLYKA; encoded by the coding sequence ATGACCCTAATTAAAATACTTCCCGATTGGTTTCTGCCTGAAAATCATGCTACACCAGAATCAGTTTTTCTCAATCGCCGTCGCTTTTTAAAGGGTCTGGGCTTGGGAGCAATCGGCACAGGTATATCTACTACAGTTTTAGGTTGTAACAGCACAAATCAAGAGGCAGTAAAGGAAAATCTTAAATCTGCTAATTTGCAGGCTTTGAACTTTACTAAAAATCCCAATTTTGTTCTTGATCGCCCGCTTACGGATGAGGCAGTGGCAGCAACCTACAATAATTTTTATGAGTTCAGTTCTGGTAAAGATGTCTGGCGGTATGTTGGTAACTTTGAAGCCCATCCTTGGACAGTGGAAATTAACGGCTTGGTCAATAAACCCCAAACCTTAGCGATCGAAGACTTAATTACAAAAATGCCGATGGAAGAACGCCTATATCGTCATCGTTGTGTGGAGACTTGGGCAATGGCTGTACCTTGGGTTGGCTTTTCCCTAAAGTCCTTGATTCAAAGGGTTGAACCTAAATCTACTGCCAAATTTGTGAAATTTACTACCTTTTTTAGACCAAAGCAAGTAAGTCGCCAAGACCTGCAAAATTATCCCTATCCCTATACGGAGGGTTTAACTATGGCAGAGGCAATGAATGATCTGGCTTTTTTAGCAGTTGGTATCTATGGGCATGAGTTACCAAAACAGCATGGTGCGCCGATTCGCTTAGTTGTGCCGTGGAAGTACGGGTTTAAGAGTATTAAATCCATTGATAAAATTGAGTTTATTGATCGTCAACCAGCCACCTTTTGGAATACTTTGGTAGCAAATGAGTATGACTTTGAGGCAAACGTGAATCCCCATCAGCCCCATCCACGCTGGTCACAGGCTACGGAAAGAATGTTGGGTACAGGGGAAAGACGTAAAACTACTATTTACAATGGCTATGCTAACTACGTTGGCGGTCTTTACAAAGCCTAA
- a CDS encoding GNAT family N-acetyltransferase has translation MINATSLPQGCVLRRAQAQDKWYLQKLVWQFEIEEVLELDARVLFYRFLTLLAAILLLILQISLLEFASVLLKLLLTVGIIYNSFLIIAVINSLVIIILNIFLGAAINWSRFWVIEYEQELIGCASVNFYYKNSSLGYLYISPRWRNQGLGSYLLTYLIRKSSHPISLICKPKLVEFYATYGFMPVAWENISPSLKNMYNIFRPHPKLIGCPLVLMEYRHAP, from the coding sequence ATGATTAATGCTACCTCACTACCCCAGGGATGTGTATTACGTCGAGCGCAGGCGCAGGATAAATGGTATCTCCAAAAATTAGTTTGGCAGTTTGAAATCGAAGAAGTTTTAGAACTTGATGCCAGAGTACTGTTCTATAGATTCTTAACTTTATTAGCAGCTATTTTATTATTAATCTTACAAATTTCTCTACTAGAATTTGCCTCTGTTTTGCTGAAATTATTATTAACCGTAGGAATTATTTATAATAGTTTTTTAATTATTGCGGTGATTAATTCCTTAGTTATTATCATTTTGAATATATTTTTAGGCGCAGCAATAAACTGGTCAAGATTCTGGGTAATTGAATACGAGCAGGAGCTAATTGGTTGTGCTTCGGTTAATTTTTATTATAAAAACTCTAGTCTCGGTTATTTATATATTTCTCCTCGTTGGCGTAATCAAGGCTTAGGTTCCTATTTATTAACCTATTTAATTCGCAAATCTTCCCATCCTATTTCCTTAATTTGCAAACCTAAATTAGTGGAATTTTATGCCACCTATGGTTTTATGCCTGTTGCATGGGAAAATATATCTCCCAGTTTAAAAAATATGTACAACATTTTTCGTCCCCATCCTAAATTAATTGGTTGCCCTTTAGTGCTAATGGAATATCGTCATGCTCCATAG